One genomic region from Colletes latitarsis isolate SP2378_abdomen chromosome 10, iyColLati1, whole genome shotgun sequence encodes:
- the Cpf2 gene encoding cuticular protein CPF2 isoform X2, with the protein MCKFLIICGCLLAVAQAGVIGGGLLATAPAALAVQPAAASLPLSAAAVALPTISTSSSNIIRAPVVTSALAPTLLAPGLTTALAGSGLHAGLSPLGLNGLALNGLGAVKVL; encoded by the exons TTCTTGATCATCTGTGGTTGTTTGCTGGCGGTCGCACAGGCTGGCGTGATCGGCGGTGGTTTGCTCGCCACTGCGCCTGCGGCGCTTGCGGTGCAGCCGGCTGCAGCATCCCTCCCTCTATCTGCGGCCGCGGTCGCACTACCGACTATCTCAACGTCCAGCTCTAACATAATTCGGG CACCAGTGGTTACGTCTGCTCTTGCGCCCACGCTCCTTGCGCCTGGATTGACCACTGCGCTCGCTGGATCAGGTCTTCACGCCGGTCTGTCGCCTCTGGGACTCAACGGTCTGGCCTTGAACGGTTTAGGAGCAGTCAAGGTTCTCTAA
- the Cpf2 gene encoding cuticular protein CPF2 isoform X1, which translates to MCKFLIICGCLLAVAQAGVIGGGLLATAPAALAVQPAAASLPLSAAAVALPTISTSSSNIIRGIGNLGAISAYAKSVDTPFSSVRKADVRVNNPGIVTATAVPASVLTVANTALAAPVVTSALAPTLLAPGLTTALAGSGLHAGLSPLGLNGLALNGLGAVKVL; encoded by the exons TTCTTGATCATCTGTGGTTGTTTGCTGGCGGTCGCACAGGCTGGCGTGATCGGCGGTGGTTTGCTCGCCACTGCGCCTGCGGCGCTTGCGGTGCAGCCGGCTGCAGCATCCCTCCCTCTATCTGCGGCCGCGGTCGCACTACCGACTATCTCAACGTCCAGCTCTAACATAATTCGGGGTATCGGTAACTTAGGTGCCATTTCAGCCTACGCCAAGAGCGTAGACACGCCATTCAGTAGCGTCAGGAAAGCGGACGTGCGCGTTAACAATCCTGGAATCGTGACGGCGACCGCTGTGCCCGCCTCTGTACTCACGGTCGCAAATACTGCTCTTGCAG CACCAGTGGTTACGTCTGCTCTTGCGCCCACGCTCCTTGCGCCTGGATTGACCACTGCGCTCGCTGGATCAGGTCTTCACGCCGGTCTGTCGCCTCTGGGACTCAACGGTCTGGCCTTGAACGGTTTAGGAGCAGTCAAGGTTCTCTAA
- the Cpf1 gene encoding cuticular protein CPF1: protein MFSKIVILACALAVSNAGLLAPIAGQYSLATGALTSTSDNILRSSGNLAQIATQSKTIATPFSTSSKSDIRVTNPAIYAHAAPLAYAAHAAPLAYAAPAAPLAYAAPAAPIAAHSGPLLGVSYSPAVAVSHMTYSSPIGVSYSW, encoded by the exons ATGTTCTCGAAG ATCGTAATCCTCGCCTGCGCTCTGGCAGTGAGCAACGCCGGTTTATTGGCCCCGATCGCTGGACAGTACAGCTTGGCCACCGGAGCTTTGACGTCCACTTCGGACAACATACTTCGAAGCAGCGGAAACCTGGCGCAGATCGCGACTCAGTCGAAAACGATTGCCACTCCGTTCTCGACCAGCAGCAAGTCCGACATCCGTGTGACGAACCCGGCTATCTATGCGCACGCAGCCCCCTTGGCTTATGCTGCGCATGCAGCTCCATTGGCCTACGCCGCGCCCGCGGCTCCATTGGCGTACGCTGCACCGGCTGCCCCCATTGCTGCGCATTCGGGCCCCCTCCTCGGTGTATCGTACTCGCCAGCGGTTGCTGTCTCCCACATGACCTACAGCAGCCCCATCGGCGTCTCTTACTCCTGGTAA